The Streptomyces sp. V3I7 genome segment ATCGCCTCCGCGCGCGGGGGGACCCGACCGCGCGCGCCCTCCTGGGCGGCGCGCGCCAACTGCGCGATCTCGCGCGGGTTTCCGAGCTGCGCGGCGAGATGGCTCATGGACGCGGCGAGCACATAGCCGCCGTACCCGCGGTCGCCCGCCGCCTGCGCCAGGCGCAGCGACTGGATGTAGTAGCGCTGGGCCAGCCCCGGTTGGCCGGTGTCGACGGCCATGTAACCGGCGAGTTCGGTCAGTCGGGCCACCGCCGCGAACAGATCGCGGCCGACCGCCTCCCGGTAGGAGCCGGCGAGCAGGCCGGAGACGACGCTGTTGAGGTAGTGCACGACGACGGGGCGCACATGCCCGCTGCCGTACTGGTGGTCGAGGCCGGTCAGCGCCTGGGTCATGGCGCGGACGGCGGCCACGTCGGACTGCCCCACGCGCGGCCCCGCCTGGCGCGCCACCTGGGCGTCCGGTGCCGTGATCAGCCAGTCGCGGCTGGGCTCGACCAGCGCGGACGCGGCGGCGGACGAGCCGGACAGGAAGTCCCTGCGGCCCACGTCGCTGCGCCACAGCTCGCAGACCTGCTCGATGGCGCCGAGGACCGTCGGCGAGAACTGCAGGCCGACGCCGGAGGCGAGGTTCTTGCCGTTGGCCATGCCGATCTCGTCGATGGTGACCGTACGGCCCAGCTTGCGGCCGAGCGCCTCGGCGATGATCGCCGGTGCGCGGCCCCGCGGTTGCTGTCCGCGCAGCCAGCGCGCCACGGACGTCTTGTCGTAGCGCAGGTCGAGTCCGTGCTCGGCGCCGCACATGTTGACCCGGCGGGCCAGCCCGGCGTTCGAGCATCCCGCTTCCTGGATGAGCGCCTGCAGCCGTTCGTTCGGCTGCCGCGCGACGAGAGGCCTTGCGGCCATGGCGTACCCCCTGCTTTCCGGCGGCTCTCCCCTTCGGCTCGCTCGCCTGTGGCTGCGGTGCTGCCCGTGCACCGGATCGTGTTGCCTTGCGCGGCCGTCCGCCGCGGTGGCGAAAAGTCCGGCCTTGAAGATCGATGCCCCGTGGACATACCGACAATGCGAGGCATGGGAGGATTGCCGGGGTAAGCGCCCATGCTTCCCCTCCCCTTGGCTACCCGCCCCCGGTCCGCTTCCTCCCGCGCGCCCCTGCGGATGCATCCATGCGCCCCGTTGGGCGGACCGGCGCTCCTCCCCCTGCGGAATCGATGCGTCTCCCGCGCGCGCAAGGGCACGCGTGAGGGGCCGTAACCCGCGGTGGGCGCGGCAGTTGAGTGGGTCGTGGAAGAGACGATCCCGGCCGCCCATGCCGCCCAGATCCCGCAGCAGCGCGGGGAATCGTTGCTGGAGACCGCCGTTCGCTACGTCGAGGAACGCCACTGGGAGGTGTTCCCCGGCACCTGGCTGGAGTCCGCCGACGGGGTACGGCGCTGCTCGTGCGGCGAGGCGGCGTGCGCGGCGCCCGGCGCACACCCGGCGCGCGACGACTGGGCGACGCAGGCGACCGGCAGCGCGACCACCGCCCGGCGGATGTGGCAGCAGCATCCGGCCGCGTCCATCCTCCTGCCGACCGGACGTACCTTCGACGCGCTGTCCGTCCCGGAGAGCGCCGGGTTGCTCGCGCTGGCCCGGATGCGGCGGATGGGGCTGACGCTGGGGCCGGTGACGCTCTCCCCGGACCGGCGCACGCACTTCTTCGTGCTGCCCGGCGCCTCGGCGAAGGTGCCGGACCTGGTGCGCACGCTCGGCTGGTCGCCGGCCTCGCTCGACCTGGTCGCGCTCGGCGAGGGCGGCTACGTCGCCGCCCCGCCCACCCGGTACGGCCTCGGCGGCGCCGTGCAGTGGGCGTGCCGCCCCACGCCCGCCAACCGCTGGCTGCCCGACGCCGACGAGCTGATCCCGGCCCTCGCCTACGCCTGCGGCCGCGACCGCTGACCGCCCTGCCCCGCCGGAGGGCCGTCCCCCGTAGGGTCTTCGCATGACGGAGGGAACAGAGGCGGGCGCAGCCGCCGTACGCGTAAGCGGTCTGTGGAAGCGGTTCGGCCAGCAGGTCGCCGTCGCCGGGATCGATCTGGAGCTGCCCGCCGGGAAGTTCATCGGACTGGTCGGGCCCAACGGAGCGGGGAAGACCACCACGCTCTCGATGGTGACCGGGCTGCTCAGGCCGGACCAGGGGACCGTCGAGGTCGTGGGCCACGACGTGTGGCGGGACCCGGTGGCGGTCAAGGCCCGCATCGGCGTGCTGCCCGAGGGGCTGCGGCTCTTCGAGCGGCTGTCGGGCCGTGAACTGCTCGGCTACTGCGGGCGGTTGCGGGGCCTGCCCGGCGCCGAGACGGACAAACGGGCCACGCAACTGCTCGACATACTCGACCTGGCCGGGTCCCAGCACAAACTGGTCGTCGACTACTCCACCGGCATGCGCAAGAAGATCGGGCTCGCGGCCGCACTCCTGCACAACCCCGAAGTCCTCTTCCTGGATGAGCCGTTCGAGGGCGTCGACCCGGTGTCCGCGCAGACCATCCGGGGCGTCCTGGAGCGCTACACGGCCTCCGGCGCCACCGTCGTCTTCTCCTCCCACGTGATGGAACTCGTCGAGTCGCTGTGCGACTGGGTGGCCGTGCTGGCCGCGGGCCGCATCCGCGCGACCGGCACGCTGGCCGAGGTGCGCGGGGAACACGCCACGCTCCAGGACGCGTTCCTGGACCTGGTCGGCGCGCGCGGGCGGCACGCCGGCGCGGACCTGGACTGGCTGGGCGGCGGGGCGGCCCGATGACGAGCCTCGACTCCCCCACGCCTCTTACCGCCGCCGCGAGCACGCCGTCCCGGGCCTCCGTGACCGCCACCGTCGTCCGGCTGAAGCTGTCGCTGCTGCGCAACGGGCTCAGGCAGTCCACGGGCCGGCAGACCGCGTTCATCCTCGGTGGCCTCGGCGCGCTGCTGTTCACCGCGACGCAGTTCCTCGGGCTGGTCTTCCTGCGCGGACACGCCCACGCCGACGTCGTCGCCGTCCTGGGCACGGTCGTGCTCGCGCTGGGCTGGGCCGTGATGCCGCTGTTCTTCCCGGGCGGCGACGAGACGCTCGACCCGACCCGGCTGGTGATGCTGCCCCTGCGGCCGCGTCCGCTGGCGCGGGCCCTGCTGGTCGCGTCCCTGGTCGGCATCGGCCCGCTGGCCACGCTGCTCCTGCTGACCGGCGGCGCGGTGTCGGTGGCGCACGGGGCGGCGGCCTGGGTCACCGCCGTCGT includes the following:
- a CDS encoding transcriptional regulator encodes the protein MAARPLVARQPNERLQALIQEAGCSNAGLARRVNMCGAEHGLDLRYDKTSVARWLRGQQPRGRAPAIIAEALGRKLGRTVTIDEIGMANGKNLASGVGLQFSPTVLGAIEQVCELWRSDVGRRDFLSGSSAAASALVEPSRDWLITAPDAQVARQAGPRVGQSDVAAVRAMTQALTGLDHQYGSGHVRPVVVHYLNSVVSGLLAGSYREAVGRDLFAAVARLTELAGYMAVDTGQPGLAQRYYIQSLRLAQAAGDRGYGGYVLAASMSHLAAQLGNPREIAQLARAAQEGARGRVPPRAEAMFHAAEARGHALMGDVRAAQVASGRAVAAMEAADPAAGDDPVWIAHFDQAYLADELAHCHRDLGQAEAAARCAQESLDGHPETRARRRAIGYVLLATAQVQQREVEQGCHTALRAVELLEKLRSNRGAEYLEDFQQRLEPYRDEAVVREFGARLDLRTAA
- a CDS encoding bifunctional DNA primase/polymerase, translating into MEETIPAAHAAQIPQQRGESLLETAVRYVEERHWEVFPGTWLESADGVRRCSCGEAACAAPGAHPARDDWATQATGSATTARRMWQQHPAASILLPTGRTFDALSVPESAGLLALARMRRMGLTLGPVTLSPDRRTHFFVLPGASAKVPDLVRTLGWSPASLDLVALGEGGYVAAPPTRYGLGGAVQWACRPTPANRWLPDADELIPALAYACGRDR
- a CDS encoding ABC transporter ATP-binding protein; translated protein: MTEGTEAGAAAVRVSGLWKRFGQQVAVAGIDLELPAGKFIGLVGPNGAGKTTTLSMVTGLLRPDQGTVEVVGHDVWRDPVAVKARIGVLPEGLRLFERLSGRELLGYCGRLRGLPGAETDKRATQLLDILDLAGSQHKLVVDYSTGMRKKIGLAAALLHNPEVLFLDEPFEGVDPVSAQTIRGVLERYTASGATVVFSSHVMELVESLCDWVAVLAAGRIRATGTLAEVRGEHATLQDAFLDLVGARGRHAGADLDWLGGGAAR